The Gemmatimonadota bacterium DH-78 region GCGCAGCGGGCGCGCACCGGGGTGCACCCCGACACCCCCCTCGCCCACGATCTCACGCGGGTCGCGGCCGGCCTGCTGATTCTCTTCGGCGCCATGTTCGCGGTGGGCGGCGCGGTGCTGCTGCGCCCGGGGGTGGCCGTCGCCTCCGTGGTGTCGGTGGTGATCGGCGCGGCGCTGCTGCGCTGGACGAATCTGCGGCGGCGCGCGGCGGAGGCGGCCCTGGTGCTCATGGTCCTGGCGGCCGGGGCCGCGGCGGGCTCCGCCCAGGCCGTCGACATCGACCCTTCGGATGATCCCGGGATGCCGCTCACCGAGTGGCTCTCGGGGCGATTCCCGGGGCTGATGGTGCTCGGCTCCTCGGGCTCGCCGGGCTCCGCGCCGCGTCTGCGCATGCGCGGGCCCGGCTCGATCGCCGTGTCGAACGAGCCGGTGGTGGTGCTCGACGGCCACCGCATCGATGCGAGTCCCCGCTCGACCACCCTCGAGGCCGGTGGACAGGCGCCCTCGCGGCTCGACGACGTGCCCCTCTCGAGCCTCGCGACGGTGGAGGTGCTTCGCGGTCCGGAGGCCGCCGCGCGCTGGGGCGCGAACGCGAGCAACGGGGTGATCCTGCTCACCTCGCGCAGTCCGGCGGCGACGAAGTCCGGGGGACTCCGCGCATGGGCGTCGGTGGGGCGCAGCCGGGATCGCGCGGACCGCCCCGACAACTGGTTCGGCCGCGAGGGCACCGGGGCCTGCTTCGCCTGGGAAGCGGCCGACGGGCGCTGCACGCAGACCGAACTGCAGCGGTTCGGTCCCTTCGACGCGGCCGCCACCACCCCCTTCGGCGAGCGCACCGTCGGGGGCGCGGGGGTCGATGCGCTCGTCGGGGTGGGCCGGGTGGCCCTGGAACTGGGGGGCTCCTGGACGCTCGACCAGGGCGTGCTCGTGCGGCCCGAGTTCGAGACGGCCGCGCCCACCCCGCCCGCCGGCGAGGAGCGCATCGCGGCCCGCGTCGCCGCGGCCACCGATGTCGGCGCCGCCGGGCGCCTGCGCGTCGGGTTGCTGGCCGTGCAGCGACACATCGACCGGGTGGTCGACGGCAACGACTTCGCCGGGCTGCACGCCACCGGCCTGCTCGGCTTCGCGGAGCGCTCCGAGACGGGCGGGGGGTACCGGCTGTTCACCCCCGGCCAGGTCTACGCCCGCGAACTCACCCAGCAGGCTGACCGCGTCATCGGCTCGGCCTCGCTCTCGGGCGCCTCGGGCGCCTGGTCGTGGGCGGTGTCGGGGGGGTACGACGGACTCGATCGCATCGACGAGGGCTACGTGCCCCCGGCCGTGGTGATCCTGGGGTCGCGGCTGCCGCGCGGAGTCTCCGACTGGAACGACACGCGGGTGGATCGCTGGAGCGGGCGCGCGGCCACCACCCTGGGGTGGTCGGCGGGGGCGCTGCGCGGTGCGACCACGCTGTCGGCCGATCTGCTGGTCTCGAGCTTTCGCCGAGACGACCTGGGCGGCGTCGGGATCGCCGCGGACGAGCGCGACCCCGAGTCGGCCGACGACGTCACCCGCCTGACCCTCGACGGGGACCGTCGTATTCGCGGAGTCGCCCTGCTCCAGCAGCTGCGCATCGGGCGGGGGGCCGAGGTGCGGGGCGGAGTGCGGGTGGAGTGGAACGAGGCCTTCGGGCGGGCCTTCGACCGCACCGCGCTGCCCTTCGCAGCGCTCGACCTCGCGCCCGGCCGGGGAGGGCCGCTCGCCGGGTGGTGGCCCGAAGACTGGACGGTGCGCGGCGCCTGGGGACGCGGGGTCGGGGTGGTCGACCAGGACGGCCGCGACCTCGACCGGGTGCAGCCGTCGGCGGACCGGAGTCCCCCTCTCGAATCCACGCAGGGATGGGAGCTGGGCACGCGCTTCCGCGCCTTTCGTGGACGCGTGGCGGGCGAAGTGGTGCGCTATTCGACCACCACGCGGGGCCTGCTCCTGCGCACGCCGCTCCTCTACGAGCCGGCGGCGGCGGGGGCCGTCTTCGCGCCGGTGGGGGAGGTGCGCAACGACGGATGGGAAGCGGGGCTGCAGCTGGTCGTGCACCGGACGCGCGCGGCGCAGTGGACGCTCGACGTGGCGGCGGCCTTTCCCCGCAACCGGGTCACGCGGCTCGACCCCGGCGTCGTGATTCGGCAGGGGGTGCAGTGGTCGGAGGAGGGGTATCCGCTCGCCGGGTACTGGGACCGGCCCTCGACCTTCATCGACCGCGACGGCGACGGCGTGCTGCTGCCCTCGGAGATATCGGTGGCGAGCGAGGACTCCTTTCTCGGCTCGCCCCACCCCTCGCGCGAGATCGGCATCGGGTCGCGCGTGACCTCGGGACCGGTGGAGGTGGGGGTGCGCCTGCTGCACCGAGGGGGGCACCATCTGCGCAACCTGACCGAGGGCTTCCGCTGCCAGGTGACGCTGTGCCGCGGCTTCAACGATCCGTCGGCGCCGCTCGCCGAGCAGGCGCGCGCCCTGCCCGCGGCCATCTTCCCGCCCGAGTTCGTGACCGAGGCGGGCTTCATCGAAGACGCCTCGTTCTGGCGGTTGTCGGAGGCGCGGGTGACCCTCGCGCTGCCCGCCGCCTGGCCCGGTGCACCGCGGCTGTCGGTGGCCGGCCACGATCTCGCGGTCTGGGCCGACTACACCGGCATGGACCCCGAGGTGAACCAGTTCGGGGGCACCGACCTGCTCGCGCGCGACTTCATGACGCAGCCGCCCGTCGCGCGCTGGACCGTGCGCCTCGACGTGACCGGGCCGCGCTGGTAGAGGGCGTGGCGGGGGCCCTCGCGTGGCGCGGGATCCCCCATCACCGCGGCGGGTAGAGTGGGGCGCATGCGAGTGAGGATCGCCGCCGGGGCTTCGGTCGCCGGTGGAGGAAAGTCCGAGCTCCGCAGGACAGGACGCCGGGTAACGCCCGGGCGCCGCGAGGCGATGGAAAGTGCAACAGAGAGCAGACCGCCGATGGCCCCTCGGGGCACAGGCAAGGGTGAAAGGGTGCGGTAAGAGCGCACCGGGCCCCTGGTAACAGCGGGTCGCATGGTAAACCCCGTCCGGAGCAAGGCCACATAGGGGACGAGGGGTGGTCCGCCCCGTCCGAGTCCCGGGTAGGCTGCACGAGGCGTCCCGAGAGGGGCGTCCCAGAGAAATGATCCTCCTCCGCCTCGGCGGAGACAGAACTCGGCTTATTCGCATGCCACGCGGCACCCGCGCCCCTCGAGGGTCGGGTGCCGCGTGCCGTTCGGGGGCCGGTCGGGGTGGCCCGCTCGCGGGGCGCAGGGGTGGCCGGCTCGCGGGGTGCGGGGGTGGCCGGCCCGCGGGGTGCGGGGGTGGCCAGCCCGCGGGGTGCGGGCCTTGACCCCAAGGGGTCGGGGGCGGACATTGATTGGCTCCAACACGCGCCCGTAGCTCAGCTGGATAGAGCGCTGCCCTCCGGAGGCAGAGGCCAGAGGTTCGAATCCTCTCGGGCGCATCTGCGGCTCCCTCGTCGATCCGGCGAGGGAGCCGTCGCATTTCGTGGGTACCCGCGGAGGCGTATGCTCTCGGCGGGTCGATCGTGCCGGGGCCACCGCCTGCCCCGACACACTGCACACGCGGTAGCTCGAGGTCACAACGGTGAGTGACAACGCTCCGAAGTCGGTGGCCGAAGAGATCGGCCAGCGCGTTCCCTTCGCCAGCCCCGGTCAGGAGGTGATGGTCGCCCTCATGCGATCGGCCGACGTGCTGCGCGGCTGGCTCGCCAGTGAAGTGGCGAAGGTGGACGACGTCACCCTGCAGCAGTACAACGTGCTCCGCATCCTTCGCGGTGCCGGCGAGGAGGGCCTGCCCACCCTCGCCATCGCCGAGCGGATGATCGAGCGGCAGCCGGGCGTGACCCGCCTCGTGGATCGTCTTCTCGCCAAGGGCCTCGTGGACCGGGCCCGGAGCGCCCGCGATCGACGCGTCGTGCGCTGCGCGATCACCCCCGAAGGCCTCGCCACCCTCGAGCGCCTCGACGGGGTGATCGACGAGTGCGACGCCCGGATCCGCGAGGCCGTGGGCGACGAACGGCTGGGCGAGCTGATCCCGACCCTCGACTGCCTGCGGGCCGCCCT contains the following coding sequences:
- a CDS encoding TonB-dependent receptor; its protein translation is MTPLDLWIVAGYLVATLLVGMALARRASGSLEDFFVGGRSLPWWLAGTSMAATTFSIDTPLYVAGVVGTRGIAGNWEWWSFGVAHVVLLYVFARLWRRAEVVTDNELSELRYGGRPAAVLRGVKGFLFAGVMGPISLGLAMLAMVKVIDALEVLPALGLSGAQDRLWAVVAVSVLVLIYAGISGLWGVVVTDFVQFVLGMLGALLVAWAAVDHLGGLGGLVEAAGAVEHVDLLAFTPLTWGEGGRIVWSTAAGISASTFLAYVGLQWWAFRRSDGGGEFVQRLAAARTEAEAQKAAWLFNLLHYVVRTWPWIIVALAAVVIYPELEDPELGYPRLMLDFLPAGLLGLVVASLVAAFMSTVSTTINWSASYLTHDLYARFLRPDASSRERVVAARIASVVVTALGAAAAFYSDNVTTLFRLIIAVGTGPGLVLILRWFWWRVNASAELAAMLAGFLVGLGTSVVPVLTISDFGLRLLVTAGVTTAVWMPVMWLTPPETDERLDAFYRKVRPSGPGWAAQRARTGVHPDTPLAHDLTRVAAGLLILFGAMFAVGGAVLLRPGVAVASVVSVVIGAALLRWTNLRRRAAEAALVLMVLAAGAAAGSAQAVDIDPSDDPGMPLTEWLSGRFPGLMVLGSSGSPGSAPRLRMRGPGSIAVSNEPVVVLDGHRIDASPRSTTLEAGGQAPSRLDDVPLSSLATVEVLRGPEAAARWGANASNGVILLTSRSPAATKSGGLRAWASVGRSRDRADRPDNWFGREGTGACFAWEAADGRCTQTELQRFGPFDAAATTPFGERTVGGAGVDALVGVGRVALELGGSWTLDQGVLVRPEFETAAPTPPAGEERIAARVAAATDVGAAGRLRVGLLAVQRHIDRVVDGNDFAGLHATGLLGFAERSETGGGYRLFTPGQVYARELTQQADRVIGSASLSGASGAWSWAVSGGYDGLDRIDEGYVPPAVVILGSRLPRGVSDWNDTRVDRWSGRAATTLGWSAGALRGATTLSADLLVSSFRRDDLGGVGIAADERDPESADDVTRLTLDGDRRIRGVALLQQLRIGRGAEVRGGVRVEWNEAFGRAFDRTALPFAALDLAPGRGGPLAGWWPEDWTVRGAWGRGVGVVDQDGRDLDRVQPSADRSPPLESTQGWELGTRFRAFRGRVAGEVVRYSTTTRGLLLRTPLLYEPAAAGAVFAPVGEVRNDGWEAGLQLVVHRTRAAQWTLDVAAAFPRNRVTRLDPGVVIRQGVQWSEEGYPLAGYWDRPSTFIDRDGDGVLLPSEISVASEDSFLGSPHPSREIGIGSRVTSGPVEVGVRLLHRGGHHLRNLTEGFRCQVTLCRGFNDPSAPLAEQARALPAAIFPPEFVTEAGFIEDASFWRLSEARVTLALPAAWPGAPRLSVAGHDLAVWADYTGMDPEVNQFGGTDLLARDFMTQPPVARWTVRLDVTGPRW
- a CDS encoding MarR family transcriptional regulator, whose amino-acid sequence is MSDNAPKSVAEEIGQRVPFASPGQEVMVALMRSADVLRGWLASEVAKVDDVTLQQYNVLRILRGAGEEGLPTLAIAERMIERQPGVTRLVDRLLAKGLVDRARSARDRRVVRCAITPEGLATLERLDGVIDECDARIREAVGDERLGELIPTLDCLRAALRDD